The Paramixta manurensis region CAGTTCCCTTCACTACCGACCACTACATCGGTCCCCACCAGCACCCCATTCACCGTGATGTTTACCGTGCTACCGACAAGGAAGTGACTAAACGACCCGGTTACAGTGACTGAGCCGGTCTCCGACGCATTAAGAATGTTGTCACCGCCGATGGGATCCAACGTCAGTAACGGATCGTCCGGCGGTGTAAGATCAACGGTTAGCGTGGTGCTGGCACTGTTACTGTTACCCGCCGGATCGGTAATCGTTACAGTGATGGTGTCGCTACCATTCGCCAGTTGCGCCATCACGCCAGGCATCACGGCAACTTGCCAGTTCCCCTCGTCATCAACAATGCCGGTCAATGTTGATGCGCCAAGCGTCACTGTTACCGTGGAACCGGCATTTTCAACCCCGGCGCTACCGCTGAGGGTTTGCGCCAGAATACTTTCCGCATAGGTGAGGCTGTTGTCGCCGGTGAACGGATCGATATTGACCGTGGGCGCGACGGTATCGACGGTGAAATTGCCGCCAATCGTCGTTGCATTGCCGTTACTATCAACCACCCGCACCGACAAGGTATTGTCGCCTTGATCCAGTAAGTTAAGTTGTTCAGAAGACAGGGCCAGTGACCAACTGCCATCACCGTTGAGGGTAGCGGTATAGTCTGTGCCGCCCACGTTGACCGTTACACTCTGTGCATCGCCGGTGGTGCCGGTGGTTCCGGTTAAGGTGGCGCCGTCTTCCACATCCTGCAGATTGATTAGGCTATCGCCAAACGGCACATTCAGCGTCGGCGTTGGCGCGGTCAGGGCGGCAGTAAATACCAGCGAGTCATTGGTTACGTTACCGGCCGCATCGACTATCGTCAGGTCAATGGTATGCGTGCCGTTGTTCAGGTTACCTAGCGCCCCGGCCGGTATCCCAACCGACCAGTTACCTTCCGCATCCACCGTACCGGTATAGGTGATCCCGCCCAAGTCGATGGTGATTTGCACGCCTTGGTTCTCGCCGCTCAGCCCAGTAGTGCCGGTTAAGATTACCGCACCCGCCGCTTCGTCAATGTTAAGAATGCCATCGCCAAACGGTGGGTTAATGACCGGATCGGCTGGCGTCAGCGCCGCAATCACCTCCAACGATTGAGTCGCACTGTTACCCGCCGCATCCGTGGCGGTAACCTCAATGGTGTGCGTACCATCGCTTAACGACGCTAACTGTTGCGGCGACAGGTTCAGCGACCAGTTGCCGTTAGCGTCTACACTGGCCTCAAATGGGTCGCCATTATTCAGCCCGGAGATGACCACACTCACCGTTTGACCGGCGCTGGTAATACCGGTGCGCCCGGTAATCTGTTGATCGAGGGTCGCTTCAATAATATTTAGCGAGCCGTCGCCAAACGGCAGATTAATGGTGACAACCGGCAATGTATGGATAGCGACCTGTAATGCCCCATCAATCGTCGCGCTGTTGCCGACGCTGTCAGTGACGGAGACTTCAATCGGCCAGTTACCATCCGGCAGCGTTTGCAACTCGCTGGCCGGTAAATCAAGCGACCACTGCCCGGTTTCCTCATCAACCGTGGCCTCAAAACCTGTGCCATTCACCGTGACAATCACGGTCTGTTCGCCGGTAATACCGGTCACGCCACTCAGTGCGCCACCGGCCTGCGCCTCGGTCAGGTTGAGAATGCCATCGGTAAAGGGCGTGTTCAGCGTTGGGTCGGGTAAGCCGTTAATAATTGAGTTGAAGTCAAGCGAGGCGCTATCACTGTTTCCCGCCCGATCGGTCACCGTAGCCGTAATGGTATGGCTACCGTTTGCCAGATCCGCCAGTTGCGACGGTGACAGATTCAACGACCAATGGCCGCCGGCATCAACGGTAGCGGTTAAGGGTTGGTCATTATTCAGCCCGGTAATCACCACGCTAACCTGCTGCCCTTCGCCGCTAATCCCGGTGGTGCCGCGAATAACCTGATCGCTATCCGCTTCTGCGGCATTCAGCGCGCCATCAACAAACGGAACCTGTATTGCCGCCTCCGGTAACGTCGACAATACAATCTCAACGTTACCGGCAATGCCAGCCGGGTTGCCTGCCGCATCGACCGCACTGACCTCAACCTGTACATTGCCATCCGGTAAGGCGCTCAGTGCCCCGGCCGGGATTGACACCTCCCATCTGCCACCCGTAGCAACCGTACCGCTAAAGGTCAGATTGCCAATCGTGACAGTAACTTCAGTGCCCGGCTCTAAATGGGTTGCCGTACCGGTGAGGGTTAGGGCGCCGTCGGCTTCCGCCACGTTGAGTAAGCCATCGCCAAATAATGGCGTGTCGAGGGTCAGGGCCGGTAGAGTATTTATCGCGACATTGAGGTCCACCAATTGAGAGGCGGTGTTGCCGCTGGCGTCGGTCACCGAAAGCCCCACCTGCGCCGTTCCGTCGGCGAGCGCCAACAAATCCCCGCTGGATAGCGCAACGCTCCAATGACCTTGCGTATCGGCGGTGGCGGTATAGGTTTTATCATTTAACGTCAGCGTGACAGTGAGTCCTGCATCCGTGGTGCCGCCGATGGTGATCCCGGCGACCGCTTCCGCCAGATTCAGTATGCCATCGCTCCCAACGCCCAAATCAATGTCCAGCAACGCTGGCGGCTGGGTATCTACGCTGAAATCGTGGCTGTCATCCGCCGGGTTACCGGCAATATCGGTCGCCGTCGCAGTAACGTGATTATCACCTTGAGTGAGTGCCTGTACATCCTGCGCTGGTACGGTGGCGCTCCAGTTTCCTTCCGCATCCACCGTTGCCGAATAGGTTTTACCATTCAGACTGACAGTGATAGACGCGCCGTCGTCGAGATGTTGGCTGGTCCCGCTAATGACCAGTGGCTGCTGCGCTTCCTGGGCATTAACCACATCATCGCCCGCCACTGTATTGATCTCAATGACCGGCTGGCTGGCTGCCCCGGCGACTACCGTAACGTCATGCGTGGCGCTCGCCGGATTACCCGCCACATCGCTGGCGGTAACGGTAATGGTTTGCCTACCATCGCTCAGTTGCCCCAAGGCCTGCGCCGGAACATCAACGCGCCAGTCGCCCTGTGCAGTGACCGTGGTGGTGTAATTTTGACCGTTGAGCGTAACCGTGACCGTTTGGCCGGTCTCCAGCCCGGTAGCAGAGCCGCTGATGCTAATGCCCTGCGCCGCCTCAGATCGGTTGATATAATCATCGCCGGTTACCGCATCAATACTGAGTGTCGGCTGGCTGGCGGGGCTGGCGGCCAGCGTGAGGAGATGATCAATGCTGGCAGGGTTACCCGCCGCATCGGTTAAGGTTACGCCGAGATGATATTCGCCATCCGCCAGCCCTTGTAACGCACTGGCTGGCAATGTGACGCTCCAGCTACCATCGTTTTGCACCACTGCCTGCAGAGTTTCGCCATTGAACGTAATCTGTACGGTTTGTCCGGCATCTGCTGGCGATGCCGTGCCGCTGATGGTTTGGGCTTGTAAGGCTTCCGCCCGATTAATAATATTGTCGCCGGCTACATTACCGACATTCAAGGTTGGGGCGCTGTAGTCAACGCTGACGGTACTGTTGACGCTGCCCATATTACCGGCGGCGTCGGTCACGGTAACCGTTATTGGTAAAGCGCCATCCTGGTAACCTTGCAATGTCTCTGCGTCTAACGCGACTGACCAGTTACCTTGCGCATCGACGACCGCCGGATACTCGGTTCCGCCTACATTAACGGTGACGGTCTGCCCCTCGCTGGTTGAACCGGTGGAACCCGATAGCGTTTGTCCGTCTTGTGCTTCGCGAATATTGAGGTAACCATCGCCAAATGGCGTATCGATGGTGGGCGCTAGCGAGGCGGTCGCCACCTGAATATCGCTGGTGGTACTGATTGGATTACCGGCTGCATCGCTGACGGTGACAGTCAGTGGATAGCTACCCGGTTCAGCGTCTAGCAACGTGCCCGCGGGTAATTCCACCGACCAATGACCTTGCGCATCGACCTCGGTGGTATACGTCTCTCCATTCAGCGTTACAGTAACAGTTTGCCCTTGCGGTGCGTCACTGCTGCCGCCGATGGTGATGGGTTGCGCGGCTTCGACTGCGTTGACAATCCCATCGCCAGCGACCGGATCGACCGCAAGCGTCGGCGCGGTACGATCAATCACCACTGGCGCGGTGGTACTGCTCTGATTGCCCGCCGCATCGCTGACGGTGACCACGATACTGGTACCCCCTTCCGCCAACGCCTGCAATGCATCAGCAGGCAGCGTGACCGACCAGTGTCCATCACCATCAACGCTACCGGTCCAGTTAGAACCACCCAAGCTAACCGTCACGCTTTGACCATCGCCGCTAACCCCGGTCTCTCCTTGTAACGTCTGTTCGGTCGCCGACTCCGCCGCGTTCAACGCGCCATCGCCAAACGGCGTTTGTAACGTCACTTCCGGTAAGGTATGAACGATAACGTTCAGCGTCGCACTGGTATCCACCGGATTACCGCCCGTGTCGATAGCGGTAACCGTCAGCGGAGCGGCGCCATCCGGTAACCCGGCTAAATCCGCCGCCGGGATGGTTATGCTCCAGTTGCCGTTGTCAGCCACTTCAGCGGTATAGGTCTGGCCATTGAAGGTTACCGTCACCTCATTACCAACGGGAATATTGGATGAGGTACCGCTCACTACCAGGTTTTCATTCGCTTCGCTGGCATTGAGGTAACCATCATCGCTTAAGGGGTTGACCGATAAACCGGAGGCAGCATTGTTAACGGTGAACTCAAGGGCGTTATCCGCGCTATTTCCGGCAATATCATTCACGACTACATGGATAGTCGCGGTGCCATTTTCTAATGCCAGCAGCGCCGAAGACGGAATCTGTACGCTCCAGTCTCCGCTGGGTTGCACCACCGCCGTGTAGTTTTGCCCATCCAGCGTCACGGTAACCGTTTGTCCAGCCTCAACATGTTGTGTGGTACCAGAGAGCGTTTGCGTGGTGTGTTGTTCGGCGCCGTCCAAAATATTGTTTCCGGCAAAAGTGTTCACCGTGATCGAGGGTAGGTTCGCTTCATCGGCTTTAACGGTTAACGGTGCGGTTTGATTGGTGCTATTACCGGCAGCATCGCTGATTGAAACAGCAACCGGATGTGAGCCATCGCTAAGTTCGGCTAAATCAGTAGCCGGCACAGCGACTGACCACTGCCCATTGTCGCCTACCGTGGTGGTGTAAGTATGACCATTTAGCGTAACGGTGACCGTGTCATTCGCTTCGCCGCTTCCGCTAATCTCCAGCGGTTGGCTCTGCTCTTGCGCATTCAGCATTCCGTCTGCGGCAATCGGGTTAACCGTCAAAGTTGGCGCGATAGTGTCGACCACTATCGGCGTGGTGGAGGTACTGCTATTACCGGCAGGGTCGGTGACCACCACCACAATTTGATTATTGCCTTGTGGTAGATCCTGTAAGTCGCCTGATGGCAACGTTATCGTCCAGCTACCGTCGTTCGCCGGGGTGCCGGTATATTGGTGATCGCCAAGGGTGACCGTTACCGTTTGGTTTGGCCCGCTAACACCGGTATTACCGCTTAACGTTTGATCGCTGCCTGCCTCACCGCTATTTAGCGTGCCATCGCCAAATGGCAGATTTAGTGTGGGGGTACCGTTGGCGCCATTGCCCTCGTTGCCATTGCCGCCCTCTCCATCCCCTCCATTACCATTCCCGCCATTGCCGTTATTACCATTCCCGCCATTGCCGTTATTACCATTCCCGCCGTTGCCGTTATTACCATTCCCGCCGTTGCCGTTATTACCATCCCCGCCGTTACCGTTATTGCCATTACCACCGTTATTATTGTTGTCGTTATTGTGGTGATGACCGCCGCCACCGCCGGACGCTGCAATACCAATCCCCGCCAGGCCAAGCACGCCTAACCCTGCCGCAGTTATGACGCCAGTATTGCTGTCATTATCGGCCAGCAGTAACGGGTCGATAGAATTAAGCGATTCATAGGTTGGCGTCACCGCCACCAACGCAGTCGCATCCGCCGCGCCATCAGCAGCCGGGAATAACGCATGTACCGGTAGATGGGTACCATCATCAAATACCAGTTCGCTATGCAATCCATCGGTATCATTGAAGAAAAAACGCTGGTAGCGAACCACGCTGCCATCACGCATATGCAGGATCAGATCATTTCCCTGGCGCTCATAGGTGGTTACCAGCGACTGAGTGCCATTAATACGCACCACGCTGGCTTCGTTTAAGGCCACGGTATGGGAAAAACCACCGTTAGTTTGAGAAATAAACGTGCCGTTTTCGCGCGAAATAATATCCACGCGACCTTGGTTGAGCTGTGCCATCTAACACCCCTTAGCTGCCAGTTGAGGTAAAGTGTCGCGCGCAAAAACCAACAGAAAATCTGCACAGTCAAACGCTCGACAAAAAATGTTTTTCCACAGACGTGGAGATGTACTAACCCGGTAGGAAAAGTGACGAAGAAGGCAACATGGCGGCTTTATTCCGCCTAATAACGCAAATGGACTGATTTTTATATTTTGCTTGTTTCAGATATAATGAAAAAAAGCATGGCTAGGATTGAAATTAATTTATCTTTCCGATTAAAAAAATTTAAATAAAGTTAAATTTAACTAATGTAAATCTGGTTTTAGATACGCGGCAACAGCCTAACTCCTCGCTAACAGATTGATTTTACTGACTTACATCAATTTACAATCTGCACCAACAGATCACTTTTAGTTACAAAAGTTACGTATTGAAAGGGCCAAATTTAACCAGAGAATTTGATACGCGGCTCACAGTGAGACCGTTATTTACCTGCAGGCATTATTACCGGTTTGATATTTGCACGGTGGTTTATTCACTTCACGTAACTTACTTAAAGAAAAAGGAATTATCAGGAAATTGAAAATTTAACTTAAGTCAAAATATATCACTACTGCGCCAGGATATATCCTGAAATTGGGCCTGGAACGCTATAATGACTTAACATCCGCGTTTTTATCGGTTATTACCCTCAGCCAGCGCCATTTATCAGATATAGCTCCGCCAACTCAAAGCGAGTAACAGGGGTTATTGGTGCTAAAACGACCCAATTTATGGTAAAAAGAGGGGATAAATTGTCAGGAAACAAGCGATAACATGACGACAGTGGATATGGAACAAGTCGATAAATCAGCCGTAGCGACACAAGTGGTTACCCGCGTAGTGTTTTTTATTGCCGGCTTAGGGATGTCTGCCTGGGCACCATTAGTGCCCTATGCCAAAGCGCGCATTCAACTTAGCGACGCCTCGCTCGGTGGGTTATTGCTTTTCCTTGGCGCCGGGTCACTATTAGCAATGCCGCTGACCGGCTTATTGGTTGGCAAGCAGGGCTGTAAACGCGTTATCCTCGCCTCTGGCCTCGTCTTCGTCCTGATGTTACCGTTACTCGCGACCCTCTCAACGCCGCTTTCGCTGGCGCTGGCATTGATGTTGTTTGGCGCGGCAATTGGAACCTTTGATGTCGCGATGAATATTCAGGCTGTCGAAGTCGAAAAAGCGGCACAAAAAACCATGATGTCTGGGTTTCACGGTTTTTTCAGTATCGGCGGCATTGCCGGAGCCGGGCTGGTCAGCCTGCTGTTATGGCTCGGCTGTTCTCCTCTACAAGCAGTGTTAGCGCTGTTGGTGCTAATTGTGGCGCTGTTTATCGCCAGCCACCGCCATCTGCTGACTGAACGTCTACATCAGGCCGATACGCCGTTATTTGTTTTGCCGCACGGCAAAGTTCTGTTTTTAGGGTTGCTCTGTTTTATTCTGTTTCTTACCGAAGGCGCGGTTTTAGACTGGAGCGCGCTGTTTTTGACGCAAGTCCGTCATTTTCCTGCTGCGCAGGCCGGTTTGGCGTATGCGGTATTTTCAGTCGCCATGAGCATTGGTCGGCTGACTGGCGATCGGGTAGTAAACCGTTTCAGCCGTCGTCTGGTGATGGCTGGCGGTTGTATTTGCGCAGCGTCAGGGCTGCTGATTGCGGTAACCGTTAATCTGCCGTGGCTGTCGCTGCTGGCATTTCTGTTAGTTGGGTTTGGCGCGGCAAATACTGTCCCGATCTTATTCAGCGCCACCGGTCAGCAGAGTACCATGCCGGTTAATCTGGCGATTTCCGCCATGACAACCATTGGTTATGCAGGTATTCTGGCAGGTCCGGCTCTGATTGGTTTTGTTTCCCATTGGTCCAGCCTGGCAGCGGCATTTACGGCGATAGCCTTGCTGCTGCTGGCGGTTGCTGCCAGCGCTCGGCTGGTTATACGATAAGGTTGGGTGTCCTGTTACGTATGGTGCCATATAAGTTTCCCCTTACTTCAGGCAATGTCACACGTTTTTTCGTGATATTCATTCTGGTGCTGTTAGTCGCGCAGGGCGTCATGATCCATAACGCAGTAAACGCCTGGCTGACGGAAAAACGCTACGCGATGGAAGACGTTACTTATGCGATGCAAAAACGTATCGATGCTTATCGTTTCGCCACCTGGCAAATTTATGAAAACCTGGCCGCCAGCGCCGCCGGTACGCCGCCCAATAGCCTGCAAGAGACGCGTTTGCGGCCTGATGTTTACTACCTGGAAAAAAACCGCCGTAAAACCGAGGCGCTGATTTTCGGTTCCCACGACAGCAGTACGCTGGATATGACGCTACGGATGTCGCGTTATCTTGACACCCTGTGGGGCGCGGAAAATAACACCTGGTCGATGTATTTTCTGAATGGTCAGGACAACAGCCTGATCTTAATCTCCACCCTGCCGTTGAAAGATATGGCGACACGTTACAAAGAGAATGCCATCAGCAATATCGTTGACGCACGGCGCGCCGAAATGCTGCAACAGGCCAACGCCTTAGATGAGCGCGAGAGTTTTTCTCCATTGCGGCGTTTTAGTTGGCAAAACGATCACTACTTTACTGTTCGTACCACCTTTAATCAGCCGGGCCACCTGGCGACGGTGGTAGCATTTGATCTGCCGGTGAATGATCTTATTCCGCGCAATATGCCGCTGGAAAACTTCCAGTTGCGGCAAGATGCGACCGTGAGTAACGAAGGGAAAAATAGCGACGAAGAGGCGCAAGCGACCCATATCAACTTCAGTACGCGCGAGGCGGAAATTGTCTCCGCCCTACCTGGCGCGCCACTGCAATTGGCTTACCGCATCCCTCTTACTAGTCTGGCTCTCGATACGCTGCGTAATTTACTCTGGCCGATGCTGGCAGATTTCGCCCTACTGCTGATGTCGCTAGCCGGTCTGTTCCTGTTACGACAGCAATCGCTGCGTCCGAGTGAAAACCAGAGCGCCGAACTGGATTCACTACGCGTGCTGAATGAAGAGATCGTCGCCAGTTTACCCGTCGGTCTCCTGGTGTATGACTTCGCCAGTAACCGCACCATTATCAGTAATAAAATCGCAGAACATTTGTTGCCGCACCTGAATTTGCAAAAAATCATCAATATGTCCGATCAACATCAGGGTGTATTGCAGGCGACGGTCAATAACGAGGTTTACGAAATACGCCACGCGCGCAGCGTTTATTCTCCGCACACCCAGTTGTTTATGATGCGCGATCAGGATCGTGAACTCTTGGTGAATAAAAAGCTGCAAAAAGCTCAGCAAGTACTCGACAGAAATCATCAAATGCGCCAGCAATTGCTGCAAAATCTCGGCCATGCGCTGAACCAACCGCTAAATCAGGTGGTGACGCAATTGCGTGCGCTCAGCGAGGAAAGTGAGGATGAGCAACTGCTGAACGTGTTACAGGATAGCCAGTCGCTCTCACGTTTACTGGACGATATTGTCTTGTTAAACCGCCTGGAAACACACGATTGGCTACCGGATGCCGCGTCATTCAATCTCCAGGCTTTGTTGGATGAGTTAACGCTGGAACTGCTGCCGCAGGCACGCCGCAAAGGGTTAAAACTACTGGTACGCAACCATCTGAATAGTGATGAAATACGTTTTGGCGACTCGCGGGCCATCCGTAAAGTGCTCACCACCTTGTTGCACTATTCGCTGACCACCACCCAATGGGGTAAGGTTTCGCTGGAGGTTGACTCTCCGGCCGACCAGCCTAATCGTCTGCGGTTACAAATCGTTGATACCGGTGCCGGGCTCACGCGTGATGAATTGGGTAATACTGACTTTCCTTATCTGGGCGAAACCTCGCAAGACCGTTTCGGGCAGGCTTCCGGGCTGGCATTCTTCCTCTGTAAACAGTTGTGTAAACAGCTTGGCGGGCATTTAGAGATTCTGGCAAAACCGGATATTGGCACCCGTTACAGTATTTGGCTCAACGTGCCGCTGGAAACCCAACAGCCGCAAGAAGAGAAGTTACTGGAAGGCGTCACCGCGCTGATTGAGATCGACGTTGATGATGTGCGCAATATCGTTTGTCATCAATTGGAAAACTGGGGCGCGCGCTGTATTACGCCGGATGAGCGCTTCTCTGGTCAACAACATGATATTTTGGTCACCGATGATCCGGCGCGCATGACACCGTGGGCGCTGTTGCTCACCGATGATGAGTCTGGTTTCCGCGCGCTGAATGAAAATCAGTACCGGGTAAATTTCAATATCAGTAGCGCCTTGCAAGATGCACTGCTACAACTGATTGAAAAGCAGCTTTCCGAGGAACTTTCCCTTGGTGAAGAGAGCGAAGAAGAGGACGTTGTACCGCTGCTCAGCGGCGGTTACTACCAGTTGTTTGTCGAGACAGTACCGGATGATGTGAAGAGATTGTATACTGAGGCAGCAGACAACGATTACCGTTCGCTTGCTCAGACAGCGCACCGCCTAAAAGGCGTGTTTGCCATGCTCAATCTGGTACCTGGCAAGCAGCTTTGTGAAACGTTAGAACAGCACATTAAAGAGTGTGACGATTCAAACATTAAAAATACCACCAGTGAAATTGACGCCTACGTCAACGAACTGCTGCAGCAAGGTAACCAAAAAGATGAATAACTTGAATGTAATTATTGCCGATGACCATCCCATTGTGTTGTTTGGTATTCGGAAGTCGCTTGAACAAATTGAATGGGTAAATGTAGTCGGTGAGTTTGAAGACTCTACCGCGTTGATTAATAGCCTCTCAAAACTTGATGCTAATGTGCTGATTACCGATCTCTCAATGCCAGGTGAGAAATACGGCGATGGTATTACACTGATTAAATACATCAAACGCCACTACCCCGATCTGTCAATTATTGTTCTTACTATGAACAATAATCCGGCGATTCTGAGCGCGGTGCTGGATTTGGACATTGAAGGTATTGTACTGAAGCAAGGTGCGCCGACCGATTTACCAAAAGCGTTAGCGGCCCTGCAGAAAGGGAAAAAGTACACGCCGGATAGCGTGGCGAAATTGCTGGAAAAAATTAGCGCCGGCGGCTATGGCGATAAGCGCCTTTCGCCGAAAGAGAGCGAAGTGTTGCGTCTGTTTGCCGAAGGTTTTTTAGTGACCGAAATTGCCAAGAAACTTAATCGCAGTATTAAAACCATTAGTAGCCAGAAGAAATCAGCCATGATGAAACTCGGTGTAGATAACGATATTGCGCTGCTGAATTATCTCTCTTCCGTCAGCATGACACCGGTTGATAAAGAGTAATTAACCTGCATAAAAAACGACGCCGCGGCGTCGTTTTTTATGGGTTCATCAACCCGCGATTAACTTTTGCGTCCCTTCCTCACCCGGTCGGCATAAAAGGCCAACGTCTCGCGCAGCGTCTCCAGCGTGACCGGCTTCGACAGACAATTATCCATTCCGGCTTCCATACAGCGCTGTTTCTCTTCAGCCAGCGCATTGGCCGTTACGCCAATAACCGGAAAAGTTTGCCCCAATTGACGCAAGCGTTGCGTTAAACGATAGCCATCCATATTCGGCATATTCACATCGGTCAGCACAATATCAATTTCGGTGCGGCTCAGGACATTCAGCGCATCCACGCCATCCTGCGCGGTTTTGGTATGGAAACCAAGCGAACCGAGCTGGTCAGAAAGCAACATGCGGTTAATTGGATGGTCATCCACCACCAGAATCAAAATGTCATCGTTATTGACGCTCTCCTCAACCGACTCGACCACCGGCGGCAAACCGTCCGGGACATCCACCGCTACCCGGTAAATCCGCCCCAGCAAGGCGGGAAGCTCATGCGGCGTCGCCGTACTATAAATCCAACGCCCGCTGCTGACCTCCTGCGGCATATCAATGTGCTTACCATCAAACTCAATCACCGCCCTCACCTGTTGCGCTGGCTGGAAATCGTAATCGGTAATGATCACATCATCGCTGCCATAGCGTTGCTCCTCCAGGCGGGTAATTTGAATGCCGTGCCCCTGCAACAGCGTTTCAAGGAAACAGGCCAGATAATCATTGCGCAACGCCAGCCAGACCTGCTTGTCTTGCAACCCGTCGTGTAGCACTGGCGTCATGATTTGGCTGTTATAGAGCGGAATACGAATAATAAACTGGCTGCCCATGCCCG contains the following coding sequences:
- the rcsD gene encoding phosphotransferase RcsD; this encodes MPYKFPLTSGNVTRFFVIFILVLLVAQGVMIHNAVNAWLTEKRYAMEDVTYAMQKRIDAYRFATWQIYENLAASAAGTPPNSLQETRLRPDVYYLEKNRRKTEALIFGSHDSSTLDMTLRMSRYLDTLWGAENNTWSMYFLNGQDNSLILISTLPLKDMATRYKENAISNIVDARRAEMLQQANALDERESFSPLRRFSWQNDHYFTVRTTFNQPGHLATVVAFDLPVNDLIPRNMPLENFQLRQDATVSNEGKNSDEEAQATHINFSTREAEIVSALPGAPLQLAYRIPLTSLALDTLRNLLWPMLADFALLLMSLAGLFLLRQQSLRPSENQSAELDSLRVLNEEIVASLPVGLLVYDFASNRTIISNKIAEHLLPHLNLQKIINMSDQHQGVLQATVNNEVYEIRHARSVYSPHTQLFMMRDQDRELLVNKKLQKAQQVLDRNHQMRQQLLQNLGHALNQPLNQVVTQLRALSEESEDEQLLNVLQDSQSLSRLLDDIVLLNRLETHDWLPDAASFNLQALLDELTLELLPQARRKGLKLLVRNHLNSDEIRFGDSRAIRKVLTTLLHYSLTTTQWGKVSLEVDSPADQPNRLRLQIVDTGAGLTRDELGNTDFPYLGETSQDRFGQASGLAFFLCKQLCKQLGGHLEILAKPDIGTRYSIWLNVPLETQQPQEEKLLEGVTALIEIDVDDVRNIVCHQLENWGARCITPDERFSGQQHDILVTDDPARMTPWALLLTDDESGFRALNENQYRVNFNISSALQDALLQLIEKQLSEELSLGEESEEEDVVPLLSGGYYQLFVETVPDDVKRLYTEAADNDYRSLAQTAHRLKGVFAMLNLVPGKQLCETLEQHIKECDDSNIKNTTSEIDAYVNELLQQGNQKDE
- the rcsB gene encoding response regulator transcription factor RcsB, giving the protein MNNLNVIIADDHPIVLFGIRKSLEQIEWVNVVGEFEDSTALINSLSKLDANVLITDLSMPGEKYGDGITLIKYIKRHYPDLSIIVLTMNNNPAILSAVLDLDIEGIVLKQGAPTDLPKALAALQKGKKYTPDSVAKLLEKISAGGYGDKRLSPKESEVLRLFAEGFLVTEIAKKLNRSIKTISSQKKSAMMKLGVDNDIALLNYLSSVSMTPVDKE
- a CDS encoding MFS transporter, translating into MTTVDMEQVDKSAVATQVVTRVVFFIAGLGMSAWAPLVPYAKARIQLSDASLGGLLLFLGAGSLLAMPLTGLLVGKQGCKRVILASGLVFVLMLPLLATLSTPLSLALALMLFGAAIGTFDVAMNIQAVEVEKAAQKTMMSGFHGFFSIGGIAGAGLVSLLLWLGCSPLQAVLALLVLIVALFIASHRHLLTERLHQADTPLFVLPHGKVLFLGLLCFILFLTEGAVLDWSALFLTQVRHFPAAQAGLAYAVFSVAMSIGRLTGDRVVNRFSRRLVMAGGCICAASGLLIAVTVNLPWLSLLAFLLVGFGAANTVPILFSATGQQSTMPVNLAISAMTTIGYAGILAGPALIGFVSHWSSLAAAFTAIALLLLAVAASARLVIR